Proteins co-encoded in one Arachis hypogaea cultivar Tifrunner chromosome 13, arahy.Tifrunner.gnm2.J5K5, whole genome shotgun sequence genomic window:
- the LOC112792137 gene encoding basic blue protein, with the protein MGAVGRGSAIMVALVLCLMVVEMADAATYTVGDAAGWTFNTVGWPRGKRFRAGDTLVFSYNPRAHNVVAVNRGGYDSCRTPRGAKVYRSGKDQIRLVRGQNYFICNFPGHCESGMKIAVNAA; encoded by the exons atGGGTGCAGTGGGAAGAGGCAGTGCAATAATGGTGGCACTTGTATTGTGCTTGATGGTGGTCGAGATGGCTGATGCTGCCACGTACACCGTTGGAGATGCAGCTGGTTGGACCTTCAATACCGTCGGCTGGCCCAGAGGAAAGCGCTTTAGAGCCGGCGACACTCTCG TATTCAGTTACAACCCAAGAGCACACAATGTGGTGGCAGTGAACAGAGGAGGGTATGATAGCTGCAGGACACCGCGAGGAGCCAAAGTGTACAGATCGGGGAAAGATCAGATCAGGCTTGTCAGGGGACAGAACTACTTCATCTGCAACTTTCCCGGCCACTGCGAGTCCGGCATGAAAATCGCCGTCAACGCTGCCTAA